A DNA window from Zingiber officinale cultivar Zhangliang chromosome 3A, Zo_v1.1, whole genome shotgun sequence contains the following coding sequences:
- the LOC122054137 gene encoding protein LURP-one-related 8-like produces the protein MAKVHPNTEENCVDSIEVDAGGRKDKSRVLTVWRKSLLFGCRGFTVFDEEGNLVFRVDNYGSGRAGEIVLMDAAGKPLLTIRRKKLSLGENWKVYNGEDAVDPLYSVKKKYASRLRAKAALARVADCRRRGGCGAAAGYEVEGSYYRRSCTVYDERRRAVAEVRRKEAARGVGFGDDVYCLVVQPAADACLAMAVVVVLDQMFRSRISLIKD, from the exons ATGGCGAAGGTTCACCCCAACACTGAAGAAAATTGCGTCGACAGCATCGAGGTCGACGCTGGCGGCCGGAAAGATAAGAGTAGGGTGTTGACGGTGTGGAGGAAGTCTCTACTCTTCGGTTGCAGGGGCTTCACGGTCTTCGACGAGGAGGGCAATTTGGTCTTTCGAGTCGATAACTACGGCTCCGGCCGTGCCGGCGAGATCGTGCTCATGGACGCCGCCGGGAAGCCTCTGCTCACCATCCGGCGAAAG AAACTGAGTCTCGGTGAGAATTGGAAGGTATACAACGGCGAGGACGCCGTCGACCCCTTGTACTCCGTCAAGAAGAAGTACGCGAGCCGCCTCCGTGCCAAGGCCGCCCTCGCTCGCGTGGCGGACTGCAGGCGGCGAGGCGGCTGCGGCGCCGCTGCCGGGTACGAGGTGGAGGGGTCGTACTACCGGCGGAGCTGCACGGTCTATGACGAGCGACGGCGAGCGGTGGCGGAGGTACGGCGGAAGGAAGCCGCCAGAGGGGTGGGATTCGGCGACGACGTGTACTGCCTGGTGGTGCAACCGGCGGCTGACGCGTGCCTCGCGATggccgtcgtcgtcgtcctcgatCAGATGTTCCGGTCGAGAATTTCTCTGATTAAAGACTGA